From the genome of Carassius auratus strain Wakin unplaced genomic scaffold, ASM336829v1 scaf_tig00041688, whole genome shotgun sequence, one region includes:
- the LOC113085488 gene encoding DNA replication licensing factor mcm7-B-like: protein MAPKDYMAEKEKCKRFLQEFYSEDDSGKKVFKYGAQLVSLAHREQVALVLDLDDVAEEDPELVESVCENAKRYTGLFADAVHELLPEYREREVVAKDALDVYIEHRLMMETRGRDPADTHDPRNQYPSELMRRFEVYFHPPSTLKPKVVRDVKADSIGQLVTVRGIVTRATEVKPMMAVATYTCDQCGAETYQPIASPSFTPLIMCPSQECVTNKSGGRLYLQTRGSKFVKFQELRIQEHSDQVPVGNIPRSMTIYARGENTRVAQPGDHVAISGIFLPLLRSGFRQAIQGLLSETYLECHCITLMNKTEDDELGTEELSDEELRQITEEDFYEKLAGSIAPEIYGHEDVKKALLLLLVGGVEQAPRGMKIRGNINICLMGDPGVAKSQLLSYIDRLAPRSQYTTGRGSSGVGLTAAVMRDPVTGEMTLEGGALVLADLGVCCIDEFDKMADADRTAIHEVMEQQTISIAKAGIMTSLNARCSILAAANPAYGRYNPRKTLEQNIQLPAALLSRFDLLWLIQDKPDTDNDLRLAQHITYVHQHCKQPPTHFSPIHMKLMRRYISKCKQKQPVVPEALSDYITAAYVEMRKEARVSKDTTFTSARTLLSILRLSTALARLRMVDVVEKEDVNEAMRLMEMSKDSLQADKTNNTRAQRPADVIFSLLRELAGEGVVRSVRVAEAEQRCVSRGFTPAQFQAALDEYEELNVWQINQARSRITFV from the exons ATGGCACCAAAGGATTATATGGCGGAGAAGG AGAAGTGCAAGCGCTTCCTGCAGGAGTTCTACAGCGAGGATGACTCCGGGAAGAAGGTGTTCAAATACGGAGCTCAGCTG gtgtctCTGGCCCACCGAGAGCAGGTGGCTCTGGTGCTGGATCTGGATGATGTGGCGGAGGAAGACCCTGAGCTGgtggagagtgtgtgtgagaacgcCAAGCGTTACACCGGACTGTTTGCAGATGCGGTTCACGAGCTGCTGCCtgaatacagagagagagag GTGGTGGCGAAGGACGCCTTGGATGTTTATATTGAGCACCGGCTGATGATGGAGACCAGAGGTCGTGACCCCGCAGACACACATGACCCCCGGAACCAGTATCCGTCTGAACTCATGCGCAGATT TGAGGTTTATTTCCATCCTCCGTCCACGCTGAAGCCCAAGGTGGTGCGTGATGTGAAGGCCGACAGCATCGGTCAGCTGGTGACCGTCAGGGGAATCGTCACCAGAGCCACGGAGGTCAAACCCATGATGGCTGTGGCCACCTACACCTGCGATCAGTGCGGAGCCGAGACCTATCAGCCG ATCGCCTCTCCCAGCTTCACGCCGCTCATCATGTGTCCCAGTCAGGAGTGCGTCACCAACAAGTCTGGAGGACGGCTGTATCTGCAGACACGCGGGTCAAAGTTTGTCAAGTTCCAGGAGCTGCGCATTCAagagcat agCGATCAGGTGCCGGTGGGAAACATTCCTCGCAGTATGACCATTTACGCCCGCGGAGAGAACACGCGTGTGGCACAGCCTGGAGATCACGTGGCTATTTCTGGAATATTCCTTCCTCTTCTGCGCTCTGGATTCAGACAGGCTATACAG ggtctGCTGTCAGAGACGTATCTGGAGTGTCACTGCATCACTCTGATGAATAAGACTGAGGATGATGAGCTGGGAACTGAAGAGCTGAGTGATGAAGAGCTGCGGCAGATCACAG aggaggACTTCTACGAGAAGCTGGCGGGATCGATCGCTCCTGAGATCTACGGTCATGAGGATGTGAAGAAGGCtcttctgctgctgctggtggGAGGAGTGGAGCAGGCTCCTCGTGGGATGAAGATCCGGG GGAACATTAACATCTGTCTGATGGGAGATCCGGGTGTGGCCAAGTCTCAGCTGCTGTCCTACATCGACCGTCTCGCTCCTCGCA GTCAGTACACGACAGGCCGGGGCTCGTCCGGCGTGGGGCTGACGGCGGCGGTCATGCGTGACCCGGTCACCGGTGAGATGACCCTGGAGGGCGGGGCTCTGGTGTTAGCCGATCTGGGCGTGTGCTGCATCGATGAGTTTGATAAGATGGCTGACGCCGACCGCACGGCCATCCACGAGGTCATGGAGCAGCAGACCATCTCCATCGCTAAG GCCGGCATCATGACGTCTCTGAACGCACGCTGCTCGATCCTGGCCGCGGCGAACCCAGCGTACGGCCGCTACAACCCTCGCAAAACCCTGGAGCAGAACATCCAGCTGCCGGCGGCGCTGCTGTCCCGCTTCGACCTGCTGTGGCTCATCCAGGACAAACCTGATACAGACAACGACCTGCGTCTGGCGCAGCACATCACATACGTGCACCAGCACTGCAAGCAGCCGCCCACACACTTCAGCCCCATCCACATGAAGCTCATGAG GCGTTACATCAGTAAGTGTAAGCAGAAGCAGCCGGTGGTTCCTGAGGCTCTGTCGGATTACATCACCGCTGCGTATGTAGAGATGAGGAAAGAGGCACGAGTCAGTAAAGACACGACATTCACCTCGGCCCGAACCCTGCTGTCCATCCTGCGCCTCTCCACTGCCCTg gctcGTTTGCGGATGGTGGATGTTGTGGAGAAGGAGGACGTTAATGAGGCCATGCGATTGATGGAGATGAGCAAAGACTCTCTGCAGGCCGACAAGACCAACAACAccag ggcacAGCGTCCCGCTGACGTGATCTTCTCTCTGCTGCGAGAGCTGGCCGGTGAAGGAGTCGTGAGGTCTGTTCGTGTGGCCGAGGCCGAGCAGCGCTGTGTGTCTCGTGGATTCACTCCTGCACAGTTCCAGGCCGCTCTGGACGAGTACGAGGAGCTAAACGTGTGGCAGATAAACCAGGCGCGTTCACGCATCACGTTTGTGTGA